taaattaacttTGACTTATTATTTCTCTAGCATAATCAAGGTTGTATCCATAATAGAATTTATTATACAAAATTTGTTAAAGATCTATGAAAAAAAGAGACAATaattagaaggaaaaaaaaaagctaataaACAAGATAAATATAATGAAAGTGTGAATATACAAAGTGTTAACCTTTTAGTAAAAGaaaagtttttaaatatattaataaaacacACGTACTTGTAGCATTAACCACAAATGTGTAACAATGGCCTCTCATATTTGAAGGCCAAAGAATAGCCAAAAAAATAGCAAAGAAAATCTTAATTTGAACATGAATTTTCGAAACTTGCGGATACACCTCACATCCACACTCAATTGTCACTATAAAAGAAGTTTCATGTATCCCATGAAACTCACCACCCTCAATACATTTTTCTCTTACAACTTTTGTGTggtctctctctccttttctttcctcaaagggagagagagaacaataaaaaaaataaacaatatttgTAAGAGAAAAATGGCTTCTTCAATGAGGGTGGTCTTCTTCCTGGGCCTCATTTATGCAGCCCTTATATCAGTGGCGGTTGCTTCAGAACAAACTGCCACTTTATCTATTGATGTTGGTAAAATTCCCACCACAAACGCCAACACAAACGATGGTAATTTttctattcctctttttattgTTATTCAAATAATGTTTTATTTGACAAATAATATTAACttaatgtatataaatatataactaaaTTAACTAAAAGTTTGATTTAATTTGTCAAACAAAACATTTTTGAAGAGTCAtttgttatttacattttttaatatttattttgttaaagtcCTAAGATTTTGACGTTCAAAATGATTATTTAATTTGTTCCAGGTGGAtacattttgttaattatcttTTGTTTGCAAAATGTAGGTACCACAATTGATCAAGCGGTTGGTTATCTTCTAATGTTGTTGGCTTTGTTGCTCACCTACCTCATTCATTAAGAGATCGTTAAGGAAACAAAAATGCTAGTGTTGATAAGAGAGAAGAATTATTTATTGTAACACTTATGAGGAATATTTTTGTTGACAAGAAGGAAGAATGGTTTTTTTGACAAGAGAAATATGCTTCAATTGGAAAAAATTTATGGATACCTAGATTATTTTTCTAGCTCCAATAATGATATTATAATTGTTTGGCTTGTCTTTTTTATTGATATtcgtttatttgttttatttattgttCATTCAGAATAACTTATATGAAATATGAAGGAACGAATTATAATATAGATATAAATGAGAGATAttctttaattttgaattaataaATGACACCATTTGATTATACTTGTTGAATATGACATTTGACAGATGATTATATCATCTCCATGACAAAATTTAAATCACATTACGTAAGTAGTATGAAAAAGGGgaataataaatttaactaatgCTTTTAGGCAAGTGATTGACCATAAGTAGATTTAGTTAGCTATCTGCCTGCGATTGATTTTGAGTTAAtaatttatctaatttaaatattaattt
This region of Arachis hypogaea cultivar Tifrunner chromosome 8, arahy.Tifrunner.gnm2.J5K5, whole genome shotgun sequence genomic DNA includes:
- the LOC112705951 gene encoding uncharacterized protein, translating into MASSMRVVFFLGLIYAALISVAVASEQTATLSIDVGKIPTTNANTNDGTTIDQAVGYLLMLLALLLTYLIH